The sequence tgtttgtttggagtgagtgatgctgagtgtgtgtgtgtgtgtgcgtgcacgtgagttgtgggggatgatttggaggtgacgttcctattaaataatgcattttagacccatagatgttcctttccaatttgtttgctgtaattggcatgacgtatttcttgcactttaaaataaatttagcagtttcaagttttgtgcttcttatttttttccaggaaacatatgttcttaaaaatcaaagttggcaattttgggggtgtgtgtgaaagtagctcaccttgtctagggcgcaaaatagtctggcaccggccctgcctccaaGCCTTTGGTTGTAGGACTTTGGTCACTTACGTTTGTCTCTAATATGTGGATGTGTTCACTGACTGATGTACCTCTCTTTCCTCTTGTAGGTGTCTTCTTTAGAAAGGTAAGACACATATCCATTGTGGGATGGGGAGAGGTTTCCTTACAGAATCATTAAATCAATGTTGTGTTTTCGAAACCAAGTTTTCAGAGGGAAAAGCTGGTGTTTCTAGTTGGATTGGACATTAATGGGACATCTGGAGATAACTCCAAATAACTCATAATATATTATCCAAATAGAAAGCGTTGCTTTGCATTTACACTTCTCAAGCCTGACTCAGAAGCCTGGACCTCTCCGGCATGTAGATTCAAGTCTAGCAAATGGGTTGGATGAGGTGGGTGAAGccaggtaattttagatcctggacttaatggtcttatggggacCTCTTTAGACAACCATTTTGTATTAATTCAGTTGGCAAGCACATAATTAACATTGCTGTTCTCTTCCCCCACTAGAGCCATTCCGTGATTTAAAACTTTTGCCAACcctgataaaacaaaacaataaatactcTGTGCATGTGCCGTTTCACATTttgaactcacttaaatcataaggctatcatgactacaggaataaaatggatcCAATAGAATGGGATCCAATCAAGGCCTTAGGGATTCTTGTAAGAAGAGAGGAAGGTTTAATTGCTGTTGAGGCAGGCTTGGCTTTGTCACGGATCTTGAAGGACTGGGAATTTCTCTCCATATGGGTTCAAACAGACAGGGCTGATCTTTCCACATGCACTCTGCAGCTCAAGAACATTTGGGTAGTCCTTGGGAAGATGTAGCAGAGCCTCTATCTGAAAACCATATTATTGTTGTGAAGCAGGCTGTCTCGTCGTATTCCCTCCATCAAAACCTCGGGGGAATAGAACATTTGCTTGCCTGAAACGGCCATCACAGACCGTACACCGCTGACCGAGCTTCCCTGTCACCTCACATAATCTCAAAACGGGATTTCTCAATGAAGGCAGCTCACATATTCCACCGCCTGAGCCTAAGGAGAGACACTGAGCAATGTATGCGGGGTCGTGAATCGGCCTTAAAATCTCTTGGGAGCTTccctgtaagcctgtgtgcaccagttgctggggaacatgggcgggagggtgctgttgtaccatgtgcTGTTTGGGGGGCCCTGGtcggtagctggttggccactgtgtgaacagagtgctggactagatggacctttggtctgatccagcatcagggctcttctgatgtcctgacGTTTCCTGGCCTTTGTCTCTCTGGCTTCTTCCACCAGTACACAGAAGAGCAAGGGAGAAAGCTGGGAGTGGTTGGCTGGGTGAAGAACACTGCCCACGGGACTGTGACCGGACAGGTACAAGGGCCGAAAGACAAAGTGGAGATAATGTAAGTATGTGAAGCTGGGCTCCGTCTGCAGTTGTTGAGCGAAGGGCTGCATTTTTTTGCACAAGGAGGGGGGAGGCGAAGCACAAAGTATAACAGGTATGGTGGAGCCCTTTCACGGCTTAGGTGTCTCAGAAGAGGTCTGGGCACAGGTGgagaggggaaaaagcacaattCCACGCACCATTCACAGATTCACGCCACTGCTCTGCTCCTGGCACTGCCAAGAATGCCTGAAACTGGAGACCAACCTTGGAACTGAAATTATTTActgatttgatttatatcccccAGCTTTTCACCAAGGAaacagcactcaaggcagctgacAATAAAAAAccgaaatttaaaacaaaaaactcgCTTAAAACCAccgtaaaacaaatacattaaaaacatagcaatataagaataaaaacagcattcaACCCAACAGAAAAGATCACATGTCAAGGTTTGCTTGGCATGTAATCCAGCAGAAGTCCAAGGGGactcagatttcccccccccccctgcgctTGCTGGATGGCTGAAGAGTAAAGTGACCACAATCTTGAGCAGATTCTCAACATCGGATCCACTCCAGCTAGGCCCATAGCTCTATGATTTGAGCATCCCAACAACGCCTCGGCTGTTACTGCTAATATGATTttgcacagccttcctcaacctggggcgctccaaatgtgttggactacaactcccagaatgccccagccagctctgctggctggggcattctgggagattcagtccaacccatctggagcgcCCTAAGGTTGACGAAGGCTGATTTAGCAGCTACTTTGCTGCGGCAATGCCCAAGGTGCTGGACAGAGTGTAAGAAGTTACACGTGTTTGTCCTCAGAccagacactctctctctcttcagcaaTCTCTccttttgttaaaataaataaataagggacctCACCTGCACATTGCGCTAAGGTACCATGTCTGGTGAATCCCGCCCTCTCTCTCGAAAGACGTTGGGCAAGTCAGAGGAGCACGTTTTGCAGCCAAGTTCAAGGTCTGATCTTGGTTTTGTTCAAAtttaaattagaatcatagaataacagagctagaaggggcctacaaggccatcgagtccaaccccctgctcaatgcaggaatccaccctaaagcatccctgacagatggttgtccagctgcctcttgaaggcctcgagtgtgggagagcccaccacctccctaggtaactgattccattgtcgtacagctctaacagtcaggaagtttttcctggtgtccagccggaatctggcttcctttaacttgagcccgttattccgtgtcctgcactctgggaggatcgagaagagatcccggccctcctctgtgtgacaacctttgaagtatttgaagagtgctctcatgtctcccctccatcttctcttctccaggctaaacatgcccagttctttcagtctctcttcatagggctttgtttccagacccctgatcatcctggttgccaggaTGATCAGGCATTTGCCAGGGCTACTTTTCTATTCTTCCTAATATAACTAGAGATATAGGGTGCTCTTGGTGGCCCTGAAATATTGCCCCTCCCATCATTAATCAGCGGCACCCCCAGTTTTcttctgaagaaaaagaaaacctggtgaGAGGAAGACGAAGGCCTGTTATAATGGTTCGACTAGCGTTATCTGAAGGGAGCCTTGCATTGGCAATTTGCAAAACCCTtttccctctccacccccacccctctttgaAATGTCTAAATAGGGCACCTCCCTAGGCTCTGCCCCCACAGTGAATTGACACCCTGTAAATCTGGGACTTGGGTCAGCTTGCAATTAGGAAGTTGGtccaggaggagaggaagaaaattGCTTTATGAATGTGTGAGCAGCAGCATGGAgccgggggttggggggggggggtgggaagGTGGAAAGAGAGAGTGAAGACGTGGTCCCGGAGCGACCCCAGGGATTTGTGGTGATGGTGGAGACAGCTACTGTAACAATGGGCTCTGTCACCTTCAGAGAGATGACAACCGGAGGCAGTTTCTATAGCAACCAGTCTTCCCCCACCATCACCTTgaagatacagagagagagagagagaaacatgcaAGAAACTGGGACAGTTCCCATGGCAACCTGCCTCTCCATATCTTCTACCTTCAcgttggagggggaggaggaaattgGGGCTGTATCCATAGCAACCACAGTACTCCATCCCTTGCCTTCCTGAGTAAGAGATAAGTCGGTATTGAGATAATCCATAGCAActagtatccccccccccccgcactgcttttactctctcttctccccctccttttttcagGTCCTGGcaggaaataaaaaaatcaaggagtACAGCCTTCAATTTAGCCCTCCACCCCTCACTTTTTAATTAGGGTTCAGGTGGGAATCATAAACAGACACTTAGGTctgtatctctcccccccctcccccaaatgcacactCTTCAGTTTTGGAAATGGAAATACCATCTGGGCAAGATTATTGTGTGTGGGCAGTGTATGAAAAGTTGTTTCCTTATGTTAATAGGGGCAACTTCATTCATAGATTCTTTTGAGACCTGAAGCTTTCTTTTAGGTTCCTCAGTCCTACCTCTGTGCTAATTTGTACTCAAGGGGCCAGAAATTTAGAAGCCACCActattcatagaaccatagaataatatagaatcatagaatagcagagttggaaggggcctacaaggccattgagtccaaccccctgctcaatgcaggaatccaccttagagcatccctgacagagggttgtccagctgcctcttgaaggcctctagagtgggagagcccacaacctccctgggtcactgattccattgtcgtactgctctaacagtcaggaactttttcctgatgtccagccggaatctgacttcctgtaacttgagcccgttattccgtgtcctgaactctgggatgatccagaagagatcctggccctcctctgtgtgacaacctttgaagtatttgaagagtgctctcatgtctcctctccatcttctcttctccaggctaaacatgctcagttctttcagtctctcttcatagggctttgtttccagacccctgagatggaaggggcctataaggccatcaatgcaggaatccactctaaagcatacctgtcagatggttgtccagctgcctcttgaaggcctctagtgtgggagagctttgATTGAACCCTAAATTTGGAGCTGCAAAGGGATTTATTCTGCCTACATTGGCAAGTAACCCTGTGAAGTCCACCCCCATGGCCTTTCTTCTGTAGCATGGCTCACTTCCTTGAGTAGTCTGGAGCCATTTGCTCTGCTAGCACCTCCCTGCAGGGttcctgctttcttttctgtTGCAGATCATGCTTTGAGTTGCATGAGTTTGTTAATGATGGCCCATCCTTCCAACAATGTGTGTgtatgctggacttgatggccttttggtTCTGTGAACAGCCATTTCCCTGGAAGTTGGGCTGGAAGGGAGCGGAAGAGGGCAACAGGGGAATGATGCTGACGTGTGCTTCTTCCTATTCCAGGAAGAACTGGCTACGCAGCGTGGGAAGCCCTATGTCACGCATTAACCACGCTGTGTTCACCAACGAGAGAGAGGTCACCAGTTTGGAGTTCCAGTCCTTCACCACCAAGTATTAGAAGCAGCTGGCTGGTCAGGATGGGGGCGGGGCGCAGCGGATCTAAGCACAAGCCCCTTCCAGCATCCTTTTGGGTCCTCCAAGCTGTTAGCATTGAGGTCATTGCTCTTTTTGCTGCTTTACACTGCTTTACTCAGGGGTGACCAGGGGAAAAGAGCTGCAGTTGGAAGGGCCTGGTCGAAATCCCACCCTACAGGAGACCCCAACACCTCCTCCTGCCGGAATGTGTTCATGAGCACTACTGAGCAACCTTAGAACTCCCTTTTGGACAAACATACTAATGAGAGGCTTTTGACTAACCGACCATTCCTCAGTTCCACACTTGCACGCTGGAGTCAGGCTGCCCCGTCCCCCTAATGTCAATTTCTGCTCAGCAAGAATGTGAGCTCATTAAAGTTTATCTTTAAAAGAAAGGGAAGCAAATTGCCTTTTTGCAAGGGGAGTTGGACAGGGTCAGTGTGTGTAGGGTATTTTTGGATAAAGATCCTTTCTGTTTCAGGGAAATCCTACTGAGACACCAGAAGATGGAGTTAGGAGGGAGGAAGTGATTGAGAGATGCAATGAATTAGTGTTGGTAGCAGTGAGAAATGtcctgttttgctttgctttattacatttatataccgccccatagctgaggctccctgggcggtttacaaaagttaaaaacactgaacattaaaaagtataaaaaattttaaaccatcaaaaacataaacagtataaaaacaacggtattgtatccatttaaaaacaaccgttctggggtccgttaaaaaacaaacaaacgtagcgttgttaaatgctgttaaatgcctgggagaagagaaaagtcttgacctggcgccgaaaagataacaacgttggcttTCAACTTTTACAGCTCAGccgtgtgatttttttttaaaaaaaaataaggtaccttttctttttctctctgctgcaACTTGAAATGCAGAACTTGCATGCCGTTGTGAAAGGGTTGTCCCTCTTCTGTTAATGCCATCCACACCCCTGTGATACAAATGTGTGCACCCCGGCCTGCACTAATAAAACACACGTTTACAATCGCCCATTGTTCTTTTCAGCTGCTGAATTGCTGGTGCATTTGAATACTGGAGAACTAAAATGTAACAAAAAGGAATGTAAACATGCTGCAGTATGTGTAGTTAATAAAGGTAAAGGTAAGTGATAAgcatgggatggtggtggtgagaatatGGAAAGAAAGGATGCCTATAACACTAAACTATACTAGGAGAAACATTCAGTTAGCAAAGCGTTTCCCAATGCTGTCAGTTGCTTATTCTGAGTTGTCCCTGATTAtggatatcatagaatagcagagttggaaggggcctacaaggccatcgagtccaaccccctgctcaatgcaggaatccaccctaaagcatccctgacagatggttgtccggctgcctcttgaaggcctctagtgtgggagagcccaccacctccctaggtaactgattatgAAGTCTGGAACAATTGCCACACCCATCACAGAATCTCTACAGAGAAAAGTAAGGCATGGACAACGCCCTGCAACACTAATACAAGTTTTTGCACATTGACTGCAGATGCTCCTTACTCTTCTGTTACATGTCTGTAGTGGAGCGTTGTGGTTTTAGGATCTTCTTTATTAAGCCTAGAATAACAGAGAAGGGCGTATTTTAGACTTTCTGGTTGCGAAGGAAAGCTTTGAAGTTGCCGCGGCTGTATAAATGAAAGGCAAAAAGAATGATAAACATTCTTTGAAATCTCTCGATGTGGGGTGTGGATTTAGTGCTTACTATAGGCTTTTTGAGCAGGTAGGGGTTTTAAGTAACTCCCAGGTACAAGGGCGTGGAGGGTTGTAAACTTGTGTAACATGTTTTCAACAAAGACGTACACTTTGTCACAGGGTGACTGCCTAGCACAGATGTCCCATGTGAGCTATGGCACTGCCTACCCTTTGGGGTTGCTTATAATGAATGATGCCTTCACCagctttttgctgttgttgtattCTTCCAGAGTCCTGGGATTTAACAAATCATGTTGGCAAAGAGCTGATATTTATACACTTTGAACACAGAATGGTCAGGGTTTTGAAAGTAGTAGATTTGTCCGGGTACAGATAAAACGAGTAAGTTGCGGTACATAGAACCATCGTAAGACGGGGAAGGGACACAAATGGATCATCTTCTAGTCCAAAATGCTTTTGCAGCAGATGGTAActttgggagtgggggaaattgaaCTCTTCTCCACCCCTGTGTCATAGTCCccaatctgggggaggggggggaaggcacaGGGAATCCCTAGTATGGGATTCAAATGTGCAtttaagagtgctatcctgtgcatattttctatctaaacatgaacAGGATTTCTCTCTAAAGTAATGTTTGGTTTAGCCAGAACCTTCCCAGCTTTTCCATCCCTGAAGGATGTGTTGCAATGAAACAAGGATGGGGGAGAATTGTCCGACTGGGTTAAATGAACAGACCATCCAACTCACCATTCTGTCTTCGAACAGTGGCTAGCTAGATTGTCTAGAGATGTTTATAATTAGGAtataagaggagggcaaccaggatgatcaggggtctggaaacaaagccctatgaggagagactgaaacaactgggcatgtttagcctggagaagagaagattgaagggagacatgagagcactcttcaaatacttaaaaggttgtcccacagaggagggccaggatcttgtaATCTCTTGTAATGTTCTGAAGAGCTGGAAGGTGCTGAAAGCAGAAATACCTGGTTGTTCAGGTGACTGTGACATAACCCATGATCAGTTTCCTTCATCGGAGCATAAGAAGGTGCGTTATAGAGTGTCAAGCCATAGGTCCATCCAACTCAGGCATGTCCCACTGCAATGGCAGGGATTCGGACAGACTGTCTTTCCCACTATCGGACAGGAGCATTAGCAGCGGGTGACAAGATAGACTCCATGAGCGAGGGAGCCCACTGAGGGTGTCCTGCCCAAAACCTTTCGCTGGCCTTGGTAGCAATGGCGAGGAGGCATCTTCTGATGGTGCTTTTGTCAATGTTGAGAAAATCACCCCTTCTCTTGCTGTACTCTTCCGTAATTCACTGGACCACCATaattacaagtgtgtgtgtgtgtgtgtgtgtgtgtgtgtgtgtgtgtgtgtctgtctgttctgcatgtgtgtgagtgtgtgtgtgcaggcagcTAATCTGTATTGTGGGGTGATCTTGGAGGGCTACccattgggggaaagggggggtctTCCTTTGGGAACAGCCCCTCTCCCTTctaggagaggccaggatccggTCTGGATCTTGCctcgtttggggtggggggtgtctctCGCCTCCCCCGACAACGGAGGCCGCGTGCGGGCCCGGCCCGGCTCCCCCAGCGGCGACGCGTGAATGGCGGCGAAGGCGCCCAATAGCAGACCGGGCCTGGCAGCCGGGAGGCGGGGGTTCTTTGGCAAGCCGAGCCGGGGCTGGGCAGCCCCATTCCGCAgccgaggctgctgctgctgctgctgctgctgctgtggtgctgctgctcctccatcGAGGGGGAGAGGCGGCCCGCTGCTCGCGCGCCTGGGTGCGCCCCGGCGCCACCTGTGATGCTGACGCGCGAGAAGCGGAGAGGAGACGGCGGTGCGCGCAGCGGGCGCGCTGGGAGCCGGGGGAGACGCCGGGCGCCtgcgggaggaggaggcggcggcggaggcggcggagGCCGAGGCGGCGGGTGAGCTGCGATGCTgaagaggtgtgtgtgcgtgcgcgcgtttATTGTCTCTTGCCGCAGACCCGGCTGGACAGGGCCTTGGagaggggaggcggcggcggcggcggcggcggcacgggCGCTCTCCAATGCGGCACCTGGCTGGAGAGCGCGCGAAAGCCAGAGGCGCCCGGcttggcccggcccggcccgaggcTTGGCTGTGCCGCCGAGGCCGAGCGGGGAtcgggggggagcgggagggggagCGGGGCTGCGCCGCTGCGGAGGTCTCGAGCCAGGAGCCGCCGGCGCAGCGCGGGCAGCCCGTGCGCTCTGGAGCCGCCGCCGTGCGCTCCCCCGAGCGGGGATGGAGGCGCCCAGTCCGGCGCCCGGGAGGGCGGCTCGCAGCGCGCCAGCCCCCGCTCCCGTCtcttcccctgcctgcctgcctgcccgcctgcatTGCCagatgtcccccccctcccctatttctttccatttttttttaaaaaaagacagagagaacaacagaaaaggggaatgaaggaggggggaggaatgcgGGCTTGTGTCCCTCGTTTCTGCCCCCGCCCTCTCCCTCACCGCCGCGTGGAGGGGCCCGGTTCGGTgattcaaataaaataataataaaaaagtgggtCTTGGCATTCCTAGGCTTCCTTTCAGAGAGAGGTGCCGGGGCTCAAGCCTGTTagaaccttccccccacccctctcccccgcGCACCGGTTTTCATATAATCGCACTGCATAATGTGATGTAGTCGGACCCAGCGgtggggcactctgcacatgctcatcaGAAGTGGGTGGTGGTTTTTTGGGAGCAGGGGCAGGAGGCTGGCTGAGATTAAACCCTGGTGGCCGGACCTTGGTGACTCCATGCTCATCCATGAGGgagttaggggtgtgtgtgtgtgtgtgtgtcaatttcctctctctctcttccttattATTCTAGATTCCAGCATAGGCCAAAggatgcaattattatttttattattattattactatcatcatcatctgtgcttTTATATCTTGCCATTCCTCCAAGGAGGACCcccatacatgatcctcctccccattttaccctcacaacaatcctgtaaggtagtttaggctgagagttagtgactggcccaaagtcacccagtgagcgccatggcccagtggggatttgaacccgggtcttcccagtctaatactctaaccactacactgcactgtaccaatatttatttatttaatagatttatatactactgtccatatttaaaaatatatctaagAATGTTCTtgcttctgtgtgtgtatgtgtgtatagtaT comes from Elgaria multicarinata webbii isolate HBS135686 ecotype San Diego chromosome 21, rElgMul1.1.pri, whole genome shotgun sequence and encodes:
- the LOC134412310 gene encoding acylphosphatase-2-like; amino-acid sequence: MASPGLWAIDYEVFGDVQGVFFRKYTEEQGRKLGVVGWVKNTAHGTVTGQVQGPKDKVEIMKNWLRSVGSPMSRINHAVFTNEREVTSLEFQSFTTKY